The proteins below come from a single Rosa rugosa chromosome 2, drRosRugo1.1, whole genome shotgun sequence genomic window:
- the LOC133734791 gene encoding putative pectinesterase 11 isoform X1, whose product MMNLVFIALYAFMAISNSQAEGTNTSTSAILITVDQSGKGDYKKIQEAIDSVASNNAELVFIRVKPGVYEEKVMVPADKPFITISGTKAADTVITWNDSGGIFESPTFSVLASDFIGRYLTIQVYMFIFILSFYQKTYVRFCFLFIVIQQNTYGAGVKAVALRVSGDRAAFYGCRILSHQDTLLDDTGRHYYNNCYIEGDVDFICGNAASFFEKCHLHSLSVGTGAITAQRRMSPAEDTGFMFFGCKITGVKTAVLGRPWGTYSRVVFAFTYMTSAILPQGWDDWGNSADQLRTVYYGQYKCSGRGATTSKRVEWARDLTSEEVEPFLTKDMIDANAWLRSAPTSFKKKALSANDTKN is encoded by the exons ATGATGAACTTGGTATTCATAGCTTTGTATGCTTTCATGGCTATTTCAAATTCTCAAGCCGAAGGAACAAACACGAGTACTTCAGCGATTCTCATAACAGTTGACCAATCGGGCAAAGGTGATTACAAGAAAATACAAGAAGCCATTGATTCAGTGGCGTCCAACAACGCAGAGCTCGTGTTTATTAGGGTTAAGCCCGGAGTATATGAAGAAAAAGTTATGGTTCCGGCGGACAAGCCGTTTATAACAATAAGTGGCACAAAGGCAGCTGACACGGTTATAACATGGAACGATAGTGGGGGCATATTCGAGTCTCCAACTTTCTCTGTCCTGGCCTCTGATTTCATAGGGCGTTACCTCACAATTCAGGTATATATGTTCATATTCATTCTCTCATTTTATCAAAAAACTTACGTTCGGTTCTGTTTTTTATTCATCGTCATTCAACAGAATACATATGGAGCTGGTGTGAAAGCGGTGGCATTACGGGTGTCTGGAGATAGAGCAGCATTCTATGGGTGCAGAATTTTGTCTCATCAAGACACCCTCCTTGATGATACTGGGAGGCACTACTACAACAACTGTTACATTGAAGGAGATGTAGACTTCATATGTGGAAATGCTGCTTCTTTCTTTGAGAAGTGCCATTTGCATTCTCTTTCGGTAGGAACCGGGGCCATAACGGCCCAACGGAGAATGTCCCCGGCTGAGGACACTGGGTTCATGTTCTTCGGGTGCAAGATCACCGGTGTCAAAACAGCAGTGTTGGGAAGGCCTTGGGGTACATATTCAAGAGTGGTCTTTGCCTTCACTTACATGACTAGCGCCATACTGCCACAAGGTTGGGACGATTGGGGAAACTCAGCCGACCAATTAAG AACCGTATACTATGGGCAGTATAAATGTTCTGGACGGGGAGCAACTACATCGAAACGAGTAGAATGGGCACGCGACCTTACGAGCGAAGAAGTCGAACCCTTCTTGACTAAGGACATGATTGATGCCAATGCTTGGTTAAGGTCAGCACCAACCAGTTTCAAGAAGAAAGCACTCAGTGCCAATGACACCAAAAATTAA
- the LOC133734791 gene encoding putative pectinesterase 11 isoform X2 codes for MMNLVFIALYAFMAISNSQAEGTNTSTSAILITVDQSGKGDYKKIQEAIDSVASNNAELVFIRVKPGVYEEKVMVPADKPFITISGTKAADTVITWNDSGGIFESPTFSVLASDFIGRYLTIQNTYGAGVKAVALRVSGDRAAFYGCRILSHQDTLLDDTGRHYYNNCYIEGDVDFICGNAASFFEKCHLHSLSVGTGAITAQRRMSPAEDTGFMFFGCKITGVKTAVLGRPWGTYSRVVFAFTYMTSAILPQGWDDWGNSADQLRTVYYGQYKCSGRGATTSKRVEWARDLTSEEVEPFLTKDMIDANAWLRSAPTSFKKKALSANDTKN; via the exons ATGATGAACTTGGTATTCATAGCTTTGTATGCTTTCATGGCTATTTCAAATTCTCAAGCCGAAGGAACAAACACGAGTACTTCAGCGATTCTCATAACAGTTGACCAATCGGGCAAAGGTGATTACAAGAAAATACAAGAAGCCATTGATTCAGTGGCGTCCAACAACGCAGAGCTCGTGTTTATTAGGGTTAAGCCCGGAGTATATGAAGAAAAAGTTATGGTTCCGGCGGACAAGCCGTTTATAACAATAAGTGGCACAAAGGCAGCTGACACGGTTATAACATGGAACGATAGTGGGGGCATATTCGAGTCTCCAACTTTCTCTGTCCTGGCCTCTGATTTCATAGGGCGTTACCTCACAATTCAG AATACATATGGAGCTGGTGTGAAAGCGGTGGCATTACGGGTGTCTGGAGATAGAGCAGCATTCTATGGGTGCAGAATTTTGTCTCATCAAGACACCCTCCTTGATGATACTGGGAGGCACTACTACAACAACTGTTACATTGAAGGAGATGTAGACTTCATATGTGGAAATGCTGCTTCTTTCTTTGAGAAGTGCCATTTGCATTCTCTTTCGGTAGGAACCGGGGCCATAACGGCCCAACGGAGAATGTCCCCGGCTGAGGACACTGGGTTCATGTTCTTCGGGTGCAAGATCACCGGTGTCAAAACAGCAGTGTTGGGAAGGCCTTGGGGTACATATTCAAGAGTGGTCTTTGCCTTCACTTACATGACTAGCGCCATACTGCCACAAGGTTGGGACGATTGGGGAAACTCAGCCGACCAATTAAG AACCGTATACTATGGGCAGTATAAATGTTCTGGACGGGGAGCAACTACATCGAAACGAGTAGAATGGGCACGCGACCTTACGAGCGAAGAAGTCGAACCCTTCTTGACTAAGGACATGATTGATGCCAATGCTTGGTTAAGGTCAGCACCAACCAGTTTCAAGAAGAAAGCACTCAGTGCCAATGACACCAAAAATTAA